A stretch of the Scyliorhinus canicula unplaced genomic scaffold, sScyCan1.1, whole genome shotgun sequence genome encodes the following:
- the LOC119961238 gene encoding G-protein coupled receptor 84-like, translated as MDPNSSFSNLTCHPAVVNYRYFGALLGILVTAVGTVGNVMTVLAFATDKRIRTRLNVLILNLTVADLIYCAFLQPVTTDTFIHFAWRQGEGMCRVFGLILFVANAVSIFSLILIAMSRYVLISDARRFDRVFSCRTMPFFVALPWLLGLTLFGPLWNIYVFLPPVCTCTFHRERGRPYTTILMLFMFGLGLSCIGMFYFLIHRKVKAASQALEGYRLEGDGRGRKPTGAGVSAADSGIANVSSANSLSGDAPTRSTDATSIETAAPGNEMALQAGETGTSICQAKRSSSGEFRKVTRMCFAMFLVYVTCYFPFCFLHVVDGKKRAPVLVHMVAGNFTWLNSCINPILYAIMNRQFKDAYWGVLRKGANLLARPWRQ; from the coding sequence ATGGATCCCAACTCGTCCTTCAGCAACCTGACCTGCCACCCGGCTGTCGTCAACTACCGCTACTTTGGTGCCCTATTGGGGATCCTGGTGACTGCCGTGGGGACCGTGGGCAACGTCATGACGGTGCTGGCCTTTGCCACGGACAAGAGGATCCGCACCCGCCTCAACGTGCTCATCCTCAACCTGACAGTGGCCGACCTCATCTACTGCGCCTTCCTCCAGCCCGTGACGACCGACACCTTCATCCACTTCGCCTGGCGCCAGGGTGAGGGCATGTGCCGTGTCTTCGGCCTTATCCTCTTTGTGGCCAACGCTGTCTCCATCTTCAGCTTGATTCTCATCGCCATGAGCCGCTACGTCCTCATCTCGGACGCCCGCAGGTTCGACCGGGTCTTCTCCTGCCGCACGATGCCCTTCTTCGTAGCCCTGCCGTGGCTGTTGGGCCTGACTCTCTTCGGGCCCCTTTGGAATATCTATGTCTTCCTCCCGCCTGTCTGCACCTGCACCTTCCACAGGGAGCGAGGGAGGCCTTACACCACCATCCTCATGTTATTCATGTTTGGACTTGGACTAAGCTGCATTGGGATGTTCTACTTCCTCATCCATCGTAAGGTGAAGGCGGCTTCCCAGGCACTGGAGGGGTACCGGCTGGAGGGCGATGGTCGCGGGAGGAAGCCAACGGGGGCAGGGGTCTCCGCTGCGGACAGCGGGATCGCCAACGTGTCCAGCGCCAACTCCCTCTCCGGGGATGCGCCCACCAGGTCGACTGATGCCACCAGCATTGAGACCGCAGCCCCTGGCAACGAAATGGCCCTCCAGGCCGGGGAAACCGGGACCTCCATCTGCCAGgccaagaggagcagcagcggcgaGTTTCGCAAGGTGACCCGCATGTGCTTCGCCATGTTCCTAGTCTACGTGACCTGCTACTTCCCCTTCTGCTTCCTGCATGTGGTGGACGGGAAGAAGCGGGCCCCCGTTCTCGTCCACATGGTGGCCGGCAATTTCACCTGGCTGAATAGCTGCATCAACCCAATCCTCTACGCCATAATGAACCGGCAGTTCAAGGACGCCTACTGGGGGGTCCTGCGCAAGGGAGCCAACCTCCTCGCCCGCCCGTGGAGGCAATAG